In Cicer arietinum cultivar CDC Frontier isolate Library 1 chromosome 1, Cicar.CDCFrontier_v2.0, whole genome shotgun sequence, one DNA window encodes the following:
- the LOC101508593 gene encoding UDP-xylose transporter 1-like has protein sequence MGEMSNFQLGVIGALFLSVASSVSIVICNKALMSNLGFPFATTLTSWHLMVTFCTLHVAQRLNLFVTKSIDMKTVMLFGFLNGVSIGFLNLSLGFNSVGFYQMTKLAIIPFTVILETIFLNKQFSQKIKLSLFLLLVGVGVASITDLQLNFMGTILSLLAIITTCVSQIVSLIYILATI, from the exons ATGGGAGAGATGTCAAATTTCCAATTGGGTGTTATTGGTGCATTGTTTCTCTCAGTAGCTTCATCTGTCTCCATTGTCATCTGCAACAAAGCCTTGATGAGCAATCTTGGCTTCCCCTTTG CCACAACTCTTACTAGTTGGCATTTGATGGTGACATTTTGTACCCTTCATGTGGCTCAACGTCTAAACTTGTTCGTGACCAAATCCATTGACATGAAGACCGTTATGCTTTTTGGATTTTTAAATGGTGTTTCCATTGGTTTTCTCAACTTGAGTCTTGGCTTTAATTCTGTTGGATTTTATCAG ATGACAAAACTTGCAATCATACCATTCACTGTAATATTAGAAACCATTTTTCTAAACAAACAATTCAG ccagaaaataaaattatcactaTTCCTATTACTAGTTGGAGTTGGTGTTGCCTCAATCACTGACCTTCAGCTCAATTTTATGGGAACCATTCTTTCCCTTCTAGCAATCATAACAACATGTGTTAGCCAAATTGTAtccttaatatatatattagctaccatataa